The genomic region CGAACGTCCCGGCCGGGCACAAGTGCAGCCGGCTGCACGGGCACAGCTACCGCGTGGAGCTCCACGTGCGAGGCCCGCTCGGAGCGCAGTCCGGCTGGGTCATGGACTTCGCGGACGTGAAGACGGCGTTCGCGCCGCTGCTGGCCCGGCTGGACCACTACTACCTCAATGAGGTGGAGGGGCTGGAGAACCCCACGAGCGAGAACCTGGCACGGTGGATCTGGCGGCGCCTGCGTCCCAGCCTTCCGCGGCTCAGCCGCGTGGTGGTTCGAGAGACGTGCACCAGCGGTTGCATCTATCAGGGCGAGGACGACTAGCCTCAGGAGCACACCATGCAACTCTTCACGGAAGTATCCTTCGAGGCGGCCCACCGGCTGCCGAATGTCCCGGAAGGCCACAAGTGCAGCCGGGTGCATGGGCACAGCTACAGGGTCCAGCTCCACATCCGGGGCCCCGTCAACCCGAAGACGGGCTGGGTGATCGACCTGGGAGACATCGACGCGGCGTTCGCGCCCCTGCGCGCGCAGCTCGACCACCACTATCTGAATGATGTGGAGGGGCTGGAGAACCCCACCTGCGAGAACCTGGCGAAGTGGATCTGGAAGCGGCTGCGCCCCTCGCTGCCGCTGCTCTTCCGCATCCAGGTGAGCGAGACGACGGCCTCCAGCTGCATCTACGAGGGCGAGGACGAGTAGGCGTCCCCGCCCCCTGCCTCAGGCGGAGTGGCCGAGCGGCTTGTCGGGCCCGTCGGGCATGGGCTTGCCGTCGTCGTTCAGCAGCACGGGCTTCATCCCGAGCAGGCGCTCCACCAGCGCGTGCCCCGCGTAGATGATGGGCGTGAGCCCCACGGCGACCAGCAGCTTCACCGCGTAGGAGGTGACGATGATGTTGAGCACCACGGCGGTGGGCAGCACCTTGGTCCAGGCGATGAGCTGGAACACGGCGGTGTCGACGAGCTGGGACACCACCGTGGAGCCCGTGGCGCGCAGCCACAGCAGCCGGTTGTGCGACAGCCGCTTGAGCCCGTGGAAGACGGTGATGTCGCAGAGCTGGCTGAGGACGTAGGCGACCATCGAAGCGATCAGGATGCGCTGCGAGGTGCCGAAGACGTTGTTGAACGAGGCCTCGACGGTGCCTCGGTAGTCCGGAGCACGGGTGACGGGGGCCCACTCGAT from Hyalangium gracile harbors:
- the queD gene encoding 6-carboxytetrahydropterin synthase QueD, yielding MEIFKEFTFEAAHRLPNVPAGHKCSRLHGHSYRVELHVRGPLGAQSGWVMDFADVKTAFAPLLARLDHYYLNEVEGLENPTSENLARWIWRRLRPSLPRLSRVVVRETCTSGCIYQGEDD
- the queD gene encoding 6-carboxytetrahydropterin synthase QueD is translated as MQLFTEVSFEAAHRLPNVPEGHKCSRVHGHSYRVQLHIRGPVNPKTGWVIDLGDIDAAFAPLRAQLDHHYLNDVEGLENPTCENLAKWIWKRLRPSLPLLFRIQVSETTASSCIYEGEDE
- a CDS encoding queuosine precursor transporter, encoding MNLDKRIRLFVVLAAAFCTALIVADLVGVKLFEVHLGSLVAVMPVGMIAFPVTFVLTDLLHEFYGKKAARFVTWLGLGMSLVTFVAIHIAMEIEWAPVTRAPDYRGTVEASFNNVFGTSQRILIASMVAYVLSQLCDITVFHGLKRLSHNRLLWLRATGSTVVSQLVDTAVFQLIAWTKVLPTAVVLNIIVTSYAVKLLVAVGLTPIIYAGHALVERLLGMKPVLLNDDGKPMPDGPDKPLGHSA